A portion of the Candidatus Hydrogenedentota bacterium genome contains these proteins:
- the mgtE gene encoding magnesium transporter, with amino-acid sequence MPETPMQSWEQIRLLVEENDAQGLSDFLDALPAGETARAFSRLDEEACNQVLLLLEPEDAADIIEEMTDAQGADIIEDLPIDEAASIIDEMESDRRADILGELHEDDAEAILKQMDPEEAQNARALLQYEPDTAGGMMITEFLAYGEDDTVARIQDDLHSHAAEESIIGGQYIYVYSARGALVGVLRFRDLFFAQPDKPIKSLMIANPIFVFTNTSLEELNDTFERYPFWALPVVDEAGKLQGVVRQVDVVEEWGEEQGRTLLRMGGIAFGEEFRNMPLWERSTRRLSWLFLNMILSMVAASVVLGHQETVDRLFILVFFMPIICNMSGCTGNQSVAVSIRELALGLIKPEDFKHVWFKEIQIGLINGLLLGSALGLIAALFSQDGAIMGAVIGTAFAVNTLVAVSLGGLIPLLLRRMRIDPALGAPPMLTTLTDMCGFFVVLTLARAAIEAGLIGG; translated from the coding sequence ATGCCCGAAACACCCATGCAGTCTTGGGAACAAATACGCCTGCTCGTGGAAGAAAACGATGCCCAAGGACTCAGCGATTTTCTAGACGCCCTCCCTGCCGGCGAAACGGCGCGTGCCTTTTCACGGCTCGATGAAGAGGCGTGTAACCAAGTACTTTTATTGTTGGAGCCTGAAGATGCCGCCGACATTATCGAAGAGATGACCGATGCCCAAGGCGCCGATATCATCGAGGATTTGCCGATTGATGAAGCGGCGAGCATTATTGATGAGATGGAGAGCGACCGGCGGGCGGATATCTTGGGCGAACTCCATGAGGACGACGCCGAAGCCATTTTGAAACAAATGGATCCCGAAGAGGCGCAGAATGCCAGAGCGCTGCTGCAATATGAACCCGACACTGCGGGCGGGATGATGATAACCGAATTCCTCGCTTATGGTGAGGATGATACCGTCGCCCGTATACAGGATGATCTGCACAGCCACGCTGCCGAAGAATCCATTATCGGGGGACAATATATTTATGTCTATTCGGCGCGCGGGGCTTTGGTCGGTGTATTGCGCTTTCGTGATCTCTTTTTTGCACAGCCCGATAAGCCGATCAAATCCCTCATGATTGCCAATCCCATTTTCGTCTTCACCAACACCTCCTTGGAAGAACTGAATGATACCTTTGAACGCTACCCCTTTTGGGCTTTACCTGTCGTCGATGAGGCGGGCAAGCTTCAGGGTGTTGTCCGTCAAGTGGATGTGGTGGAGGAGTGGGGCGAGGAGCAAGGACGTACGCTGCTGCGCATGGGCGGTATCGCCTTTGGAGAAGAGTTCCGCAACATGCCGCTGTGGGAACGGAGCACGCGCCGTTTATCGTGGCTTTTTTTAAATATGATCTTGAGCATGGTCGCCGCCAGTGTGGTTCTCGGCCATCAAGAAACGGTCGATCGTCTCTTTATTCTCGTGTTCTTTATGCCCATCATCTGCAATATGAGCGGCTGCACCGGCAATCAATCGGTAGCGGTCAGTATTCGCGAACTCGCCCTAGGCTTAATTAAACCAGAAGACTTCAAACATGTCTGGTTCAAAGAAATACAGATCGGTTTGATCAATGGTCTTCTTTTGGGCAGCGCCTTGGGATTGATTGCCGCCCTCTTTTCTCAAGATGGCGCAATCATGGGCGCAGTCATCGGCACAGCCTTCGCCGTCAACACACTCGTTGCCGTATCGCTGGGTGGACTCATACCGCTGCTCCTGCGCAGAATGCGTATTGATCCCGCCTTGGGCGCGCCGCCCATGCTGACGACCCTCACCGATATGTGCGGATTTTTTGTGGTGTTGACCCTTGCACGGGCAGCCATTGAAGCGGGGCTTATCGGCGGCTAA
- a CDS encoding Gfo/Idh/MocA family oxidoreductase, with translation MENGKEIIDAPPVTPNTANVIPRKLSPNEKVNVAAIGAGGKGYSDIMNCKRLGENVIALCDVDWDRCQEGFYRLRDAKQFKDFRIMLEKMPEIDAVTISTPDHIHAPAAYMAMKMGKHVYVQKPLTHTVAEARLLKNIAAETGVMTQMGNQGHCGNGVRSLCEMIWSGAIGDVREAHVWTHRPVWDNQGLAEPLPPEVAPENLDWDRWIGPAPWRPYHHKLAPHDWRAWQDFGGGSLGDMACHIMDGAYMALKLVETSDYTVEVVHQEGRNDQTFPLLTTIKYSFPARGDMPPVDVYWYDGHYQDEKTGEKVYNRPDRPAGVPEGDVLGDEDLNGSFFIGDKGIITAGEYAGNPRLLPDAAMKEYTFPDETLERIPDENPYLDWIRGIKTGKVPCSNFDYAGPFTEMVNFGNLVVKSGQKLHWDNQNGVARNVSNPAEIVSKEYRKGWELPC, from the coding sequence ATGGAAAACGGAAAAGAAATCATTGACGCGCCGCCGGTAACCCCGAATACGGCCAACGTTATACCGAGAAAACTCTCCCCTAACGAAAAGGTCAATGTTGCTGCTATCGGCGCCGGCGGCAAAGGCTACAGCGATATTATGAACTGTAAACGCCTGGGCGAAAACGTGATTGCCCTGTGCGACGTTGATTGGGATCGCTGCCAGGAAGGTTTCTATCGGCTCCGCGACGCCAAACAGTTTAAAGATTTTCGGATTATGCTTGAAAAGATGCCGGAAATTGATGCCGTCACCATTTCCACGCCCGACCACATTCACGCGCCTGCCGCCTATATGGCCATGAAAATGGGCAAACACGTCTATGTCCAAAAGCCCTTAACCCATACCGTCGCTGAAGCGCGGCTGCTGAAAAACATCGCCGCCGAGACGGGCGTCATGACGCAAATGGGTAACCAAGGTCACTGCGGCAACGGCGTACGAAGCCTTTGCGAAATGATCTGGAGCGGCGCCATCGGCGATGTCCGTGAAGCCCACGTTTGGACCCATCGCCCTGTGTGGGACAACCAAGGCTTAGCCGAACCGCTGCCGCCTGAAGTGGCTCCGGAAAACTTGGATTGGGATCGTTGGATCGGCCCTGCGCCCTGGCGTCCCTACCACCACAAATTAGCGCCCCATGACTGGCGTGCATGGCAGGATTTTGGCGGCGGTTCCCTCGGCGACATGGCGTGCCACATTATGGACGGTGCCTATATGGCGCTGAAGCTGGTAGAAACTTCCGATTACACGGTGGAAGTGGTTCATCAGGAAGGGCGCAACGATCAGACCTTCCCCTTGCTCACCACCATTAAATATTCCTTCCCCGCCCGCGGCGACATGCCCCCCGTCGATGTGTATTGGTATGACGGTCATTACCAAGACGAAAAGACAGGCGAAAAAGTGTATAACCGCCCGGATCGTCCGGCAGGAGTCCCGGAAGGGGATGTCCTCGGCGATGAGGATCTCAACGGCTCCTTCTTCATCGGCGATAAAGGCATTATCACGGCGGGCGAATATGCGGGCAATCCGCGTCTGCTGCCCGACGCCGCCATGAAAGAATACACCTTCCCCGACGAGACCTTAGAACGTATTCCCGATGAAAACCCCTATCTGGATTGGATCCGCGGCATTAAGACGGGCAAAGTGCCTTGTTCGAATTTCGATTACGCAGGTCCCTTCACGGAAATGGTGAACTTTGGTAATCTGGTGGTGAAATCCGGTCAAAAACTGCACTGGGACAACCAGAACGGCGTGGCACGTAACGTGTCTAACCCCGCGGAAATCGTCAGCAAAGAATACCGCAAAGGCTGGGAACTGCCCTGCTAA
- a CDS encoding MBL fold metallo-hydrolase — protein MPTRFILTLLMLSLALTFASAAAADSLPFPTELVAFTPLLENPVFEGGGEGAWDENLRERGWILYEEGMYHLWYTGYPSDKRVRKQLGYATSADGLHWERYANNPLDVEMWVEDMIVVKVDGSYYMFAENHNDETHLLISKDRIHWQEEGELTILKTNGEAIDPGPFGTPTVWYEDEVWYLFYERDDEAIWLATSTDLKKWVHVQDEPVLERGPDDYDQAMIAMDQIVKYEGIYYAYFHGLIPGNWPQEWTSNVAASTDLIHWEKYSGNPIVDNDKSSPILVQHDTGYRFYTMHSEVFAYEQGESKEALRQRNQSFTVWQLPNGDMPQMMSYVIQTVYNKLIVIDGGYYQNAPYLRRFIESRGGKVEAWFLTHVHLDHCQALTDVLNNPEGLEINALYASYPDREWFEKNCDEGSFKVYEELTDAVDKSGKEVLMPAPGQVISIDGISIRVLGVCNPEILVNTLNNSSMVLRFDDGIKSVLFLADLGVEGGNKLMASPEAAYLPSDYVQMAHHGQQGVSEAVYEAIDPSYCLWPTPKWLWDNNSGAGEDSGPWQTKSVRSWMDKRPIKQHYLMFKGLQKIK, from the coding sequence ATGCCTACGCGCTTTATCCTCACCCTGCTGATGCTCAGCCTCGCGCTTACTTTCGCATCTGCGGCAGCCGCCGATTCGCTGCCTTTTCCAACGGAACTGGTCGCCTTTACGCCTCTCCTTGAAAACCCGGTCTTTGAAGGCGGCGGAGAAGGCGCTTGGGATGAAAACCTGCGCGAGCGGGGATGGATCCTCTACGAAGAGGGCATGTATCACCTTTGGTATACGGGCTATCCGTCAGATAAGCGTGTCCGCAAACAACTGGGCTACGCTACTTCAGCCGACGGACTCCATTGGGAACGCTACGCGAACAATCCCTTGGACGTGGAAATGTGGGTGGAAGATATGATCGTCGTAAAAGTGGACGGCAGCTATTATATGTTCGCTGAGAATCATAATGATGAAACCCATCTCTTGATTTCTAAAGACCGCATTCACTGGCAGGAAGAGGGGGAGTTAACGATTTTAAAAACCAATGGTGAAGCCATTGACCCGGGGCCCTTCGGCACGCCAACAGTTTGGTATGAAGATGAGGTCTGGTATCTCTTTTATGAGCGCGATGATGAAGCCATTTGGCTCGCCACTTCCACCGATCTCAAAAAATGGGTTCATGTGCAAGATGAACCCGTATTGGAACGGGGACCCGACGATTACGATCAGGCCATGATCGCCATGGATCAGATTGTCAAATATGAGGGCATTTACTACGCCTATTTCCACGGGCTCATCCCCGGCAATTGGCCGCAAGAATGGACCTCCAATGTGGCGGCTTCAACAGACCTGATCCATTGGGAAAAGTACAGCGGCAACCCCATTGTGGACAATGATAAGTCCAGTCCGATCTTGGTGCAGCATGACACGGGCTATCGTTTTTATACGATGCACTCCGAAGTCTTCGCCTATGAGCAAGGAGAAAGTAAAGAAGCCCTGCGCCAACGGAACCAATCTTTCACGGTGTGGCAGCTGCCCAATGGAGACATGCCTCAGATGATGTCTTATGTCATCCAAACCGTCTACAATAAACTCATCGTCATCGACGGCGGCTACTACCAAAACGCTCCCTATTTGCGGCGCTTTATAGAATCGCGGGGCGGCAAGGTCGAAGCGTGGTTCCTGACCCACGTTCACCTTGATCATTGCCAAGCACTGACCGATGTGCTGAACAATCCGGAGGGCTTGGAAATCAACGCGCTCTACGCCTCCTACCCCGACCGCGAATGGTTTGAAAAGAACTGTGACGAAGGTTCCTTCAAAGTCTATGAAGAACTGACCGATGCCGTAGATAAGAGCGGGAAAGAAGTGCTCATGCCCGCACCGGGACAAGTCATTTCCATTGACGGCATTTCCATTCGCGTCCTCGGCGTATGCAATCCTGAAATTCTCGTGAATACGTTGAACAACTCGTCCATGGTGCTGCGTTTTGATGACGGCATCAAATCTGTTTTGTTCTTGGCTGATCTCGGCGTCGAAGGAGGCAATAAATTAATGGCAAGCCCTGAAGCCGCCTATCTGCCTTCCGACTACGTGCAAATGGCACATCATGGACAACAAGGCGTGAGCGAAGCCGTTTACGAAGCCATTGATCCGAGCTATTGCCTGTGGCCTACGCCCAAATGGCTCTGGGATAATAATTCCGGCGCCGGGGAAGATTCAGGACCCTGGCAAACCAAAAGCGTGCGCAGCTGGATGGACAAGCGCCCCATAAAACAACACTACCTCATGTTTAAAGGACTGCAAAAGATTAAATGA
- a CDS encoding metallophosphoesterase family protein gives MTHPDEKLTASRRSFLKSTGAVGASIAMAGGAGGAASIMAATPAAAASDKPKDGPLHTYLTYSDDPTTTIDVNLCVKRRTGRVTVYYDTVPRDGNPKSYANKIEATYYQTLIELYDRRAIYMATLKDQKPGQTYYFVGGDPEYGYTTERSFCTLPGGDKPFRFVDGGDMNIGERARKLLKWAGEQDPDFVTIGGDIPYANGLFSEYVDWIQWFKNWDDFMHTSDGRMIPMVAAIGNHETNSYISDDINMRSPFYLGFFGRQGKYVFHTKKFSDDVVIFFLDTGHLISIDGWQTDWLGKELEKHKDVKYKFANYHVPLYPAHRDFEGLPSKMARTHWGPLFDKYGLTIGYEHHDHVFKRSRPLKDNKVVERGEGTIYLGDGTFGVDPREVDSEPRWYNEKEGQIAHFWVTDVRPDGLSFKAINEDGEEVDAFTLP, from the coding sequence ATGACACATCCTGATGAGAAATTGACCGCTTCACGCCGCTCTTTTCTGAAGAGCACCGGCGCGGTGGGCGCCTCCATAGCCATGGCAGGCGGCGCAGGCGGCGCGGCGAGCATTATGGCCGCCACACCGGCAGCGGCAGCTTCGGACAAACCCAAAGACGGCCCCTTACACACCTACTTGACTTATTCCGATGATCCGACCACGACCATCGACGTGAACCTCTGTGTCAAACGTCGTACCGGTCGTGTAACCGTCTACTATGACACCGTTCCTCGTGACGGCAATCCGAAATCCTATGCGAACAAGATTGAAGCAACCTATTACCAGACGCTCATCGAATTGTATGACCGCCGCGCCATTTATATGGCAACGTTGAAAGATCAGAAACCGGGTCAGACCTATTATTTCGTCGGCGGCGATCCCGAATACGGCTACACGACGGAACGTTCTTTCTGCACCCTTCCCGGCGGCGATAAGCCTTTCCGTTTTGTGGACGGCGGCGACATGAATATCGGTGAACGTGCGCGCAAGCTCCTGAAATGGGCAGGCGAGCAAGATCCGGACTTTGTGACCATCGGCGGCGACATTCCCTATGCCAACGGCCTTTTCTCCGAATATGTAGACTGGATTCAGTGGTTCAAGAACTGGGATGACTTCATGCACACCAGCGACGGCCGCATGATCCCCATGGTAGCCGCCATCGGCAACCACGAAACAAACTCCTATATCTCCGATGATATCAACATGCGTTCGCCCTTCTATCTCGGCTTTTTCGGGCGTCAAGGCAAATATGTGTTCCACACCAAGAAATTCAGCGATGACGTGGTTATCTTCTTCTTAGATACGGGCCATCTGATTTCCATTGACGGCTGGCAGACCGACTGGCTTGGCAAAGAGCTTGAAAAACACAAAGACGTGAAATATAAATTTGCCAACTATCACGTGCCCCTCTACCCTGCGCACCGTGATTTCGAAGGGCTTCCCTCGAAAATGGCACGTACCCACTGGGGCCCGCTCTTCGACAAATATGGACTCACCATCGGCTACGAACATCACGACCACGTGTTCAAACGTTCGAGACCCCTCAAAGACAATAAAGTTGTCGAAAGGGGCGAAGGCACCATTTATCTCGGCGACGGTACCTTTGGCGTTGATCCCCGAGAGGTTGATTCCGAACCGCGCTGGTACAATGAGAAAGAAGGCCAAATTGCCCATTTCTGGGTTACCGATGTACGTCCCGACGGCTTGAGCTTCAAAGCTATCAACGAAGACGGCGAGGAAGTGGACGCTTTCACCCTTCCCTGA
- a CDS encoding sugar isomerase, with protein MCTCCMNRRSFLGVSSALTAATAVGAFSKGAAAATPDWPADYWDGNRKPHTLGRPLRVQPILMYRTPEPRVQDSWKSWGGIQTEEAAAEEKLRITEELESLSRRADFPLELLPVAAIKTEEEAQQAHASNPDVVIVYPATGSGQLLQSALLPDGGLIFVRHRSGPVYYWYEALSVRQLTKSGEAADPRRRASVEDVVVDDTDELLWRLRARFAAHNFMGARVLAIGGAQGKYDDTAPQFAQDRFKMDIVDASYTDLEKRIVSVLADPKKMALCETWTDQYLALPRTTLNTERDFVVRSFMLYGIFKDLMEEAGTDLMTINQCMSTIIPMSQTTACLTLGLLNDEGQVAFCEADFVIVPAGIFLRYLSGKPVFMHNSTFPHNGVVTCAHCTGPRRMDGVHYDPAEILTHYESEYGAAPKVEIPVGQELTFISPEFATGRWVGIRGVVEDNPFLEICRSQQDVRIHGDWRRLINEVRDSHWMMVYGDYLKEIAYAAPQIGVTVDAITA; from the coding sequence ATGTGTACCTGTTGCATGAACCGCAGATCTTTTCTGGGGGTATCCTCAGCCTTGACGGCTGCCACAGCCGTAGGCGCTTTCTCGAAAGGAGCCGCGGCAGCGACGCCCGATTGGCCCGCTGATTATTGGGATGGGAACCGAAAGCCCCATACCTTGGGCAGACCCTTGCGCGTGCAGCCTATCCTGATGTACCGTACTCCTGAACCGCGGGTCCAAGACTCATGGAAATCGTGGGGCGGCATACAAACGGAGGAGGCGGCGGCCGAAGAAAAGCTGCGCATTACAGAAGAGTTGGAAAGCCTGAGCCGCCGAGCTGATTTTCCTCTCGAGCTGCTTCCCGTGGCGGCTATAAAAACCGAGGAAGAAGCGCAGCAGGCGCACGCGTCCAATCCCGACGTGGTGATTGTGTATCCCGCCACGGGCTCGGGGCAGCTGTTGCAAAGCGCGTTGTTGCCGGACGGTGGATTGATCTTTGTACGGCATCGTTCAGGCCCAGTCTATTATTGGTATGAAGCCTTGAGTGTGCGTCAATTGACCAAAAGCGGAGAAGCAGCCGATCCGCGGCGCCGTGCTTCCGTGGAGGATGTGGTGGTAGATGATACGGATGAATTGCTTTGGCGGCTCCGCGCCCGATTTGCCGCACACAATTTCATGGGCGCTCGGGTTCTTGCCATCGGCGGCGCTCAGGGTAAATACGATGACACTGCGCCGCAGTTCGCCCAAGACCGCTTTAAGATGGATATAGTCGACGCCTCCTACACGGATCTCGAAAAACGTATCGTGTCGGTGTTAGCTGACCCTAAGAAGATGGCGCTTTGTGAGACGTGGACCGATCAGTATCTCGCGCTGCCCCGTACGACGCTGAACACGGAACGGGATTTCGTCGTACGAAGTTTTATGCTCTACGGCATCTTCAAGGATCTTATGGAGGAAGCAGGCACAGACTTGATGACCATTAACCAGTGTATGAGCACCATTATCCCCATGTCCCAGACAACGGCTTGTCTGACCTTGGGCTTGTTGAACGATGAGGGACAGGTCGCTTTTTGTGAAGCGGATTTTGTAATTGTTCCTGCCGGCATCTTTTTGCGCTATCTGTCGGGCAAGCCCGTGTTCATGCACAACTCCACCTTTCCCCATAACGGTGTGGTCACCTGTGCTCATTGTACGGGGCCGCGGCGTATGGACGGCGTACACTATGATCCGGCAGAGATCCTCACCCACTATGAATCGGAATATGGCGCGGCGCCGAAAGTGGAAATCCCCGTCGGCCAAGAGCTGACCTTTATCAGCCCTGAATTCGCCACAGGCCGCTGGGTGGGGATACGCGGCGTTGTGGAAGATAATCCCTTCCTCGAGATTTGCCGATCCCAACAGGATGTGCGTATCCATGGCGATTGGCGGCGGCTCATCAACGAAGTGCGTGATTCCCACTGGATGATGGTTTACGGCGATTATCTCAAAGAGATTGCCTATGCCGCGCCTCAGATTGGCGTGACCGTGGACGCCATCACCGCCTAA